The sequence CGCGTACAGCATTGTGCCGGAGGTGCTGATCTCGGACGCGTTCATGAAGGGCTGCGACAGGGTTTATCCGGTCTATTTCGACGAGGGCGGCCACCGGGTCGCCATCCAGTACGCCATGGCGGCGTTCAACGGGGAGATGCCGATGACGAAGCTGCTGGAGTACCGCGCGGCGGACCAGGGGCTGTACGGCCATCCGGAGCTTGACCCGGAACTGGGGATCAAGTTCGCCTCGGGCCGTCTCGGCCACCTGTGGCCTTTTGTGAACGGCGTGGCGAAGGCGAACCCGGACAAGATGGTGTTCCTCTTCGGTTCGGACGGGTCGCAGATGGAGGGCGACGACGCCGAGGCGGCGCGTTTCGCCGTGGCGCACGGGGTGAACGTGAAGGTGGTGGTGGACGACAACGACGTGACGATTTCGGGGCACCCGTCGAAGTACCTGCCGGGCTATGACATCGGGAAGACGCTGGCGGGCCACGGGCTGCCGGTTTGCACGGGGGACGGCGAGGACTTTGACGCGCTCTTCTCGCGGATGGTGAAGGCGGCGCAGGCGGAGGGGCCGGTGGCGCTGATCAACAAGCGGCCCATGGCGCCGGGCATCGCGGGCCTGGAGGGGAACCACGCGGGGCACGACGTGATCAAGAAGGAACTGGCGGTTGACTACCTGAAGGCCCGGGGCCACGCGGACGCGGTGGCGTACCTGGAGGGCGTGAAGAAGGTGTCCGGCGGGGGGGCGTTCCTGGGCTGCACGGCGGAGACGGCGAGCAACCGGACGGAGTTCGGCAACATCGTGAACGGCATCCTGGACGGGATGTCCGAGGCGGAGCGGGTGAACCGGGTGCTGGTGGTGGACTCGGACCTGGAGGGTTCGACGGGGCTGAAGGGCATCCGGGTGAAGCACCCGGAGGTGTGCCTGAACGGCGGGGTGCAGGAGCGGGGCAATTTCTCGGCGGCGGCGGGCTTCGGTTTCAAGCACGGCCAGCAGGGCATATTCAGCACCTTCTCGGCCTTTTTGGAGATGATCATCTCCGAGCTGACCATGGCCCGGCTGAACGGGGCGAACGTGCTGTGCCATTTCTCGCACGCGGGCATAGACGACATGGCGGACAACACCTGCCACTACGGCATCAATGTGATGCTGGCGGACTGCGGCATCGCGGAGGGCGACACCACGCGGCTGTACTTCCCCGGCGACGCGCTCCAGTTGAAGAGCGTGGTGGAGACCATCTGGAACGACCCGGGCGCGCGTTTCGTGTTCACCCTGCGCAGCACGGTTCCGTACATCCTCGGGGCGGACGGCGAGAAGCTGTACGGCGGGGACTACCGGTTCACGTCGGGCAGGGACGAGATTGTGCGGGAGGGTTCGACGGGCTATGTGGTGGCCTACGGCGACATGCTGTGCCGGGCGCTGGACGCGGTGGAGCGGGCGCGGGCGGCGGGCCTGGACGTGGGCCTGGTGAACAAGCCGACGCTGAACGTGGTGGACGAGGCGATGATGAAGAGGCTCGGCGCGGCGCCCTTCGTGCTGGTGGTGGAGAGCCAGAACATCAAGACGGGGCTGGGTTCCCGGTTCGGAACCTGGCTGCTGGAGCGGGGTTTTGCGCCGAAATACGCGCACCTGGGCGTGGGCAAGCCCGGCCACGGCGGGCTTTCCGAGCACATGTACCACCAGGGCATAGACCCGGCGAGCATACTGGCGAAGATCAAGAGCCTGGCGTGAGGGCGGTCCCGGCGGGGGCGCAATATTTGTAACCCCCGCGCGCAGGGACTATACTATCCGGATATGTCCGGACGGGATGGCCGACGTGTCCGCCCGTCGCGGGATTAAACGGCAAGTGCGGCGGCATGGCGCCGTCCGCAAAAGGAGATTTTAGTATGTGGACCCCGGGTATGGGCGAACTGGTCATCATCTTCGCCATCGTGCTGGTGCTATTCGGCGGCGGAAAGCTGGCGGGTGTGGGCAAGTCGCTGGGCACCGCCATCTCCGAGTTCAAGGGCGCGCTCACCGAGAAGAAGGATGACGGCGCGGAGAAGAAGTCGGACACCGACAAGGCGGAGTGACTCCCCAGGCAAAGGCTTTTTACCGGGCGCGCGGACAGGGTTTCGTGCGCCCGGCTTTTATTATCGGGGGGGGAAGCCCGCCGCCGGGCTGTGGTATCCTCTGACGGGGCGGCGGCCCCGCAAAAAAATGCCATAGGAGAATCTGGACATGACCCGTCGTGACCGTGTGATGCGGGCGTTGAACTTCGAGCCGGTGGACCGGGTTCCCATGGACCTGGGGGGGATGCCCTCGACCTGCATAAGCTGCTTCGCCTACCCGGCCCTGGTGCGGCATCTGGGCCTGCCGCCGCGCCGCACGCGCGTGTATGACACGGGGCAGATGCTGGCGCTTCCGGACACGGACG comes from Candidatus Hydrogenedentota bacterium and encodes:
- a CDS encoding transketolase, coding for MSFPLDTSAYKAVAIDPFKGEITPEQKAQLLANIQVVRDTIIFFTAVAGAKGLGGHTGGAYSIVPEVLISDAFMKGCDRVYPVYFDEGGHRVAIQYAMAAFNGEMPMTKLLEYRAADQGLYGHPELDPELGIKFASGRLGHLWPFVNGVAKANPDKMVFLFGSDGSQMEGDDAEAARFAVAHGVNVKVVVDDNDVTISGHPSKYLPGYDIGKTLAGHGLPVCTGDGEDFDALFSRMVKAAQAEGPVALINKRPMAPGIAGLEGNHAGHDVIKKELAVDYLKARGHADAVAYLEGVKKVSGGGAFLGCTAETASNRTEFGNIVNGILDGMSEAERVNRVLVVDSDLEGSTGLKGIRVKHPEVCLNGGVQERGNFSAAAGFGFKHGQQGIFSTFSAFLEMIISELTMARLNGANVLCHFSHAGIDDMADNTCHYGINVMLADCGIAEGDTTRLYFPGDALQLKSVVETIWNDPGARFVFTLRSTVPYILGADGEKLYGGDYRFTSGRDEIVREGSTGYVVAYGDMLCRALDAVERARAAGLDVGLVNKPTLNVVDEAMMKRLGAAPFVLVVESQNIKTGLGSRFGTWLLERGFAPKYAHLGVGKPGHGGLSEHMYHQGIDPASILAKIKSLA
- a CDS encoding twin-arginine translocase TatA/TatE family subunit codes for the protein MWTPGMGELVIIFAIVLVLFGGGKLAGVGKSLGTAISEFKGALTEKKDDGAEKKSDTDKAE